AGCGAGGTCTCTGGCAACAGAACCATGAATTCTTCACCGCCCCAGCGGGCGCACACATCCTCTGAGCGCAGGTTGTCTTTCAGCTGAGTTCCAATCTGCCGCAGCACCCGGTCTCCGGCCAGATGGCCAAAGGTATCGTTTACCTGTTTGAAGAGATCCAGGTCACCCAGAATCAGTGAAAAGGTCTTGTTGTGGCGTTCTGAACGTTTTAGCTCAACCTCAAGCTGGTTCAGCATCTCCATCCGGTTGGCAAGTCCGGTCAGAATATCGGTCCTGACCATCAGCTCAAGACGCATATTCAGATCCTGCAACTGAAACTGATAGGAATCACTGATAGTGACAATCTTGCTAAAACGCCTCAACAGCTTGGCATAGCGGCTGACAATTTTTTCCAGTTCCGGGGTCAACGGATCGCCAACAGTTGAGATCCTTTCCAGCAGCTCTTTCATTTCACGCAGTGGTTCATCTTCCGGCGCTGCGGCTTTCTGACGTTCACTCTGCAGTTGCGACAGAACAGCAGCAGGCTGTCCCCGTCCTTCCAGCTTGCTGTAGGTTGTTTTGACACAGTCCGGACAGATGCCGTGACTGAACATGATATCCACATGACTGCTGAAATAGGTTTCCAGCCGCTGCCAGTAATTATCATCGGTCCGTATCTTGTGACAGTACATACAGATCGGTAATGCCACCTCACTCAATTGGCGCAGCTTGATATCGGATTGTTCCTGCTTCCGGGACAATTCCTTCAGTTGTTGCTGGTACGAGTCACTGATGGCAATGGTCTTATACAACTGGTGATGGAGTTTGTTAAAGCTGTCAGACAGCACAAAATACTCAGCGAGCAGCTCTGTTCTGTCTTCCGGAGGATTGGCCAGAACCTGTGCCGTGCGTTGCAGTGCCGGATCCGACTGTTCTGATTTTTGCGATGTTTTTTTTCTGGCCCTGATCATTTGTTAAGTGCCGCTATTTCAAAGGGAAAGCTGACCTCTTCGCAAAACTCCTCAGCCAGTTCAAAAGAACGGGGATTCTCAAGGTCATAATACCAGGTGATCGAGACATTGGCACTCCGCCCATAGGCATCTTCCATGATATCCAGCAGATCAAGCATGCATTTGGTGCTGCTGCTGTTCATATAGGTAATGGTGATGGCAATGGTCAGCTGCCGGTTGTCCTGCAGATACTGTTTCAGCCACGCCAGCACCGGCGCATAAAAGGCAAAGGAGTTCTCGGGGTAGGACTCACCGGAAATACGCAGTTTTTTTACCTCAGGATCAAAACTGATCAACGGCGTTGAAGCGGTCTGAGGAATATCAAGATGTGCCATAAATGTTCTCCACTGCTAAACAAAAGCGCTAAGACTGAAAAAGACATAGGTTTCATCAATAGTGCGCACAGAACAGTGCATCGGCGCCGAAGAATGGCGGGCAATTTCAAGCAATCCGAGTCCTGCCCCCAAGGCTCCGGGTTGGACCTCGCGTCGCATCTGCTCCTTGTAGCTGCGCTTCAGCTCTTCAGGCGTCATGGCGTTAATCTCGTTGATCCGGGCACAGAGCAGTGCTGCATCTTCCTGCAGGACCATGTTGCCGGAAGAGACCATATAGCCCTCATTCCAGCGGGCGATGGTAATGATCGAGGCGGCCGTATCACCATGGCCAAGTTCACGTAGCGCAAGGTAATTACGCACATTCTGGGCAAGTTCGATATAGACGGCAAAGACATCCAGGACCGCAGCTTTTGCGATGTTTTCCGCTGCCAGGTGGTTGCGCAGCGCGGTCCCGATCTCCTCAATGATACTGTGGGAAAAAGGACCGTTAAAACACATCATCATGCCGGACTCATCAAACTGCTTTCTCAGGTTGTACAGATCCATGGCAACTCCTCTCCAGGATTACAGACGGAAGGCCAACACGGTAATATCATCACGCTGTTTTCTCGTACCACGCCAGACATCCATCCGCTGTGCAAAAACAGTAAACAGACGCTGCAGATCAAGGCCACGGTTTTCAGACAGCAGCTGACGGAAACGGGCAGTTCCGAACCCATAGCCTTTGGGACCACCACCTTCATCCAGCAAACCGTCAGTGGTCAGGTAACAGGCTACTGCACTGTGTAATGTCAGCTGATGGTTCTGATAAACAAACTGCAGATCACTGCCGCTATACCCCACCCGCTGCCGATCGCCCTTGATTTCAGACACCTGGTGTTCATCGGTATAATACAAGGAGATCCCTGCGCCGGCAAAGGTCAAAGACTGCTGCTCAAGATCGATACAGCACAGACCGATATCAAGCCCGGCATCCACCAGACTCTCTCCATCCTGCCGTAATCGCAGGGTTTCCTGCAGCAACCGGTTTGCCTCCTGTAAAATCCGTCCCGGATCATCAGCGCAGAGAGTATCCACGATATGGTTCAGCACAGAGTTGACCGTCATGGTCATAAAGGCCCCCGGCACCCCGTGGCCGGTACAATCCAGCACTGCCAGCAACACCTTGCCATTGCCAGACTCATGCAGCCAGTACAGATCGCCACCAACCAGGTCGCATGGCTGATACAGAACCGACCAATCGGCAAAAATCCGGTCAAACCGTTGCGGATCCGGCAAAATAGCAGCCTGCAGTATCCTGGCGTACTGAAGGCTTTCCATGATTCTGGACTGGGACGCCTCAAGCAGCTGATTGGCGTCGGTCAGTTCCCGGGTCCGCTGCAGTACCCGCTCTTCAAGATGTGCGGTATGCTCCCGTACCGTGGCGGCCATGCTATTGAAGCTTTGAGTCAGTCGACCGATTTCATCCCTGTGCAGCACCGGTAGTGCTATGTCATAGCGTCCCTCGGCCACCTGGCCGGCTGCCCCGGTTAAAAGATTGAGCGGTCTCAGGACCATACGGTTTATCATATACCCGATCACCGTGATGACGGCCAGAAGTGAGAACAGACTGGCCAGGATAATCGGCAGGAATGTGGCTGTCTGCATCACATGGGAAAAGTCAACCAGTGCGATGGTGTACCAGCCGATCTGGGGCATGTAGGAAACTGCTGCAAATGACTGGTGCCCGTTAATCCTGACTGGAAAGGCAGCCACTTTTCTTCGGGGTTGTCCTGCGAGATTCTCAAGCTCTTTTTTTAGCTGTTCCGCCTCTGCCGGCTGTTCAAGCAGCTGAAAGATGGTGGTCCTTTTATCAGAATCCTGTTCAAGAGCATTGCGCTCAACCAGCGCCTTGTCGTGGTGAGCTTGGATAATGCCGCGACGGTCAATCAGGATGACAGCAGTTCCCGGTTCATCCGTCAGCACGATCTCCTGCAGAAACTCAGTCAGATCGATGCCGGTACCGCCAATGCCGATTTTATCGCCCCTGCTGTCACGGATAATGGCATTGATCCAGACCTTGGTCTGGCGAATCAGGGCATCATAATTCAGGTGAACCTCAAAGGTATCCACCCTGCGTAATGCATCAAAAAACCAGGAGTCTGAAGAATTATCACGACTGAGTCGACTGCTTCTGGGTTGTTCCGGCGGCATGGAGCGGTCTGCATTGTAATAACTTGCATCAGCAGCACGGGCAATAAAATAGCTCTTGTCACGGAAAAAGCGGCGGTAACTTTCCAGCTGCTGCAGGGCGGCTTTTTTAGCGGCAGAACTTTGCCCCGGAGCAACCCAGGCCCTGATCAAATCATCATCAACCAGCTTGAGCGACAGTGCCACCTCGCGGTCAATGATTGAGAGGATCTTGTTTTTGTCATGCAGGGCCTTACTGGTGGCAGACTGCAAGGCAAACGCAGTAATAATACGGGAGGTCACCCCGGAAAAAAAAGAGGAGACCGCAACTGCGGCAATCAGAAAAACTGCCGAAGTAATCAGGATAAATTTTGTTCTGAGCGTCAGTTGCTGCATGGCTGCATGTTGTTGCCCCGTTTGGTCAGTACTGTTGCTCCAGACTCCAGATCAGCTGTTGTGCCAGTTTGCGGCTGGCAGCGGTCAAAGCGGCATCCTCATTGCTGCGCTGCAACTCAATGGTGGCAGCCACCGGGTAGTCCTGCCAGGCCGAGAGGGTTCCGCGCCAGAGCGGTGCACTGTCCTTGGCTGCACCGCGTTGACGCACCGCAATATCAGCCGTAATGGTCAGACGGTATTCCCGGGCCTTATCAGCAGCCGAGTAACTGACCACGCCGGCGCCATAACCGGTCAGAGTCCCCTCCAGAATCAGATCGGCCTGTTCCGCGCTTGCAGCGGGCAGAATACCGCGCTGCTCGGCAAACTGGTCAAAGATGGCCCGTTTCAGAGCAACCGATCCATTGGCATAGACCGTGGCGTTCTTGAAAAACGGCACCCAGACCGTCTGACCTGCCGGCAACCTGGTGCCGCTGTCTGCGGTAAAACGGTAGCCGCAACCTGCTGCTGACAATACCAGCAACAGAAGCATCATGGCCTGACCCAGCTTCAGCCTAGCCGACAACGATGTTCACCAGCTTGCCCGGTACATAGATCACCTTGCGAATCTGCAGGCCATCAGTAAAGACCTTGACCTTGTCATCAGCAAGGGCAAGCTGTTTGATCGCCTCCTCATCAATGCCGACCGCCACCGAGAGCTTGGAGCGCAGTTTGCCGTTGACCTGCACCACCACCAACAACTCTTCATCCAGCACCGCTTCGCTGTCCCAGGCAGGCCAGGTTGTTGCGGAAAGTGGCGTGGTATGCCCCAGCAACTGCCAGAGCTCTTCCGTAATATGTGGCACGAACGGTGCCAGCATGATGACCACCAGCTCCAGCGCCTCTTTCATCACGGCTGCAGCCTGGGGGGTATTCAGACGGGCGCCCTGTAACGTATTCATCAGCTCCATAACCGCAGCAATGGCGGTGTTGAAGTGGAACCGCTCATCAATATCCTCGGTGACCTTCTTGAGGGTCTTATGAACAGCACGTCGCAGGGTACGTTCTTCATCACTCAGTGCCGATGGATCAAGCGCCGGGGCAGCAGCCACGGCCTCAAGCTGCTCATGTACCAGCTTCCAGACCCGGTTCAGGAAGCGGTAGCAGCCGTCAACCCCCTGCTCGTTCCAGTCCAGATCCTTTTCCGGCGGTGCGGCAAACAGGGAGAACAGACGGGCTGTGTCAGCACCGTAGCGCTTGATCAGGGCATCGGGATCAACCACGTTCCCCTTGGACTTGCTCATCTTGGCGCCGTCCTTGATCACCATCCCTTGAGTCAGCAGGTTGGTGAACGGCTCATCCACATCCACATAGCCCAGGTCACGCATGACCTTGGTAAAGAAGCGGGCGTACAGCAGGTGCAGCACGGCATGTTCAATCCCGCCGATATACTGGTCTACCGACATCCAGTACTGGGCACGGGCCTTGTCCAGCATACCGTCTTCAAAGTCCGGGCAGCAGTAGCGCAGGAAGTACCAGGAAGACTCCACAAAGGTGTCCATGGTGTCGGTTTCACGGCGGGCCGGCTTACCGCAGAGCGGGCAATCCACCTTGGTGAAGCTCTCCAGGGTTGCCAGGGGAGAACCGCCTTCGCCGGTGAAATGGACGTCACGGGGCAATACCACCGGGAGATCCTTGTCCGGCACCGGCACCACGCCACAGCAGTCACAGTAGATGATTGGAATCGGAGACCCCCAATATCTTTGACGGGACACCCCCCAATCCCGCAAGCGGAAGTTGACCGTTTTTTTGCCCTTGCCCTGCCCTTCCATCCAGGTTGCGATGCTGTCCTTGGCTGCGTCGCTCTTCTGGCCGTCAAACTGGGCAGAGTTGACCATGGTACCCACTTCTGTGTAGGCAGCGGTCATGGTGGCCGGATCAAGAGTTTCCCCTTCAGGCTGGATTACCACCACCAGCGGCAGGTCATATTTTTTGGCAAACTCAAAGTCACGCTGGTCATGGGTCGGCACCGCCATAACTGCGCCGGTTCCGTACTCAACCAGAACAAAGTTGGCCAGGTAGACCGGCATCTTCCGGCCATTGGTCGGGTTGATGCAGTAGCTTCCGGTAAAGACCCCTTCTTTTTCCTGATCATCAGAGGTGCGGGCGATCCGGTCGGTTTTCTTGACCTTGTCAATGAACGCCTCAACCTCGGCACGCCGCTCTGGAGCTGTCAGTTCAAGTGCCATCGGGTGTTCAGGCGCAAGGGACATAAAGGTAGCGCCGAACAGGGTGTCAGGACGGGTAGTGAAGACGCGGATCGCACCATCACGGCCATCCAGGGCAAAGTCGATCTCACAGCCGGTACTTTTACCGATCCAGTTCCGCTGCATGACCAGCACCCGCTCCGGCCAGCCCGGCAGCTTGTTGGTAAAGTCAAGCAGTTCCTCGGCATAATCGGTGATCTTGAAGAACCACTGCTCCAGCTCTTTCTGCACCACCTCGGTATCACAACGCCAGCAGCCGCCATCCTCTACCTGCTCGTTGGCCAGCACCGTCTCACAGGAGGGACACCAGTTGACAAATGACTGCTTCTTGTAGGCAATCCCCCGCTTGTACATCTCCAGGAACAGCTTCTGCTCCCAGCGGTAATAGCTGACATCGCAGGTGGCCAGTTCACGATCCCAGTCATAGGAAAGCCCCATCTGCTTCAGCTGATCCCGCATGTAGGCCATGTTTTCATAGGTCCAGGCAGCCGGATGGCAGTTGTTCTTGATGGCGGCGTTCTCGGCCGGCATGCCAAAGGCATCCCAACCCATGGGATGCAGTACATTAAAACCGCGCATCCGCTTGAAACGACCAACCACATCACCGATGGAATAGTTACGGACATGGCCCATATGGATACGGCCGGAGGGATAGGGAAACATCTCCAGCAGATAATATTTCTTCCGGGAAGGGTCTTCAGTTACCTTGAAGGTCTTCTGAGCCTCCCATTGTTGCTGCCATTTGGCCTCAACCCCGGCCGGTGTATACTTCTGGTCTGCTGACATCGGTTACTCCTCTTCTTAAAGTATCAATTACGGATTACCAAATCCGCCACATGCAAGTATTGCCTGACTGATGCCCGGTAACGGCACGACGCGGTCAACGCATCCGGTTGCCACAGCCTCGCGGGGCATGCCATAGACCACCGCACTATCCTCTGATTCCGCCAGTACCTGGCCACCCCGTTCCTTTACTGCAACCACCCCTTTGCTGCCGTCATTGCCCATACCGGTCAGTACCACCGCCAGCATCCGGCTGCCGTACAGCGGGGCACAGGATGTAAACAGCACATCAGCAGAGGGGACATAACGATCACTGGCTTCCGGCGGTTTTACCCTTGCGCGAATGCCGGCACCAACCTCTTCAAGCAACAGATTACAACCACCAGGGGCAATCAGTGCCAGACCCGGTTCAACCGGATCCCCATCATGTGCCTCACGTACCGTAAAGGGTGAGGTGCGGTTCAGGCGGTCAGCAAAGGCCCGGGTAAACCCGTGGGGCATATGCTGGGCAACCACCACGGCAAAAGGGTAGCTTTGATCAAAAGAACTGAAAATCGATTGCAGGGCCGGTGGTCCGCCGGTTGACGAGGCAATAGCCACCAGTTCAACGGCACGTTTGCCGGCTGACCGCAGTGATTTGCGCGGTTTGTCCACCTCCGGCGCCGGTGGCGTCTGACGAGCCTTTTTACTGAGCAGGCTTACCATGATCTGTTTCACCTTCCACTTCAGATCCTGTTCAATACTGCTCAGTTCACGAGCATGGCCCTGCATCGGTTTGGCAACAAAATCAAGCGCCCCCATTTCAAGGGCACGAAAGACCTTATCAGCATCGGACAGGGCGCTGATGACCAGTACCGGCAGACTGAAACGGTTGGTTAGAATCCTCAGCAGCGTAAATCCATCCATACGCGGCATCTCAAGATCAAGTGTCACCAGGTCAGGCTTGAGTGAGATAGCCTGACGAATCCCTTCCTCACCATCCACCGCATAGCCGACTACCTCAACCCCGGGCATTCCTTCCAGCATCTTGCTGATACTGCGACGGCTGTAGGCTGAATCATCCACCACCAGTACCCGGATCGGCTTCATCAGGCCCCTCCAAATGTTGAGCCGACCGGCTTCTGATACACCATGTCGTTCTTGAAATGGCGCAAATTAAACAAGGTCGTGATATTCATCAGTGACTCAGAGTGCCCCAACAACAGGTAACCGGAATCCCGCAGAACCTGATAAAAAGATTCAACCACCTTTTTTTTGGCCGTTTGATCAAAATAAATGATGACATTGCGACAAAAAATCAGGTCAAAGCTACCCAGCATCTTCATCCTGGTACTGTCCAGCAGGTTCAGATGGCTGATGGTAACCAGCTTTCTGACATTGTCCAGAACCCGGAAGCCACCTTCCGGTTGCGGGGCAAAATACCTGTTTTTATAATAATCATCGGTTGAACGGAATGCCGATGGTCCATAGATGCCGCGGCGGGCATGCTGCAGGACACGCTGGCTGATATCGGTTCCAACAATCTCGATCGACCAGTCCTTCAGACACTCCATTTCAAGCAGCAGCATGGCAATGGTATACGGTTCTTCACCGGTTGAACAGCCGGCAGACCAGACCCGGATACGGTGATTGTGCTCCCGCGTCCCCCTGGCAGCGCAGATCTCAGGAACAATCTCATCGGTAAAGGCCTTCAGCTGATATTCCTCACGGAAAAAATAGGTTTCGTTGGTGGTAAGCAGGTCCATGATCTCTTCCAGTTCCTGATCGCGTTTGCGGTTAAAGCGCAACAACTGGTAGTATTCACGGAATGATTTCAGCTGATGAACAGCCAGACGACGGCTGAGTCTTTTTTCCAGCAGGTAGGAATTCTGATCGTCAAACCAGAGGCCGCAGTGACTGTAAACCAGGTCACGCAGCAACCGGAATTCTTCTTCAGACATCAGTATTTCCGGTTCAAAAGGACACATCTCAGTCTGCGCCCAGTTGCGACCTGATCTCGGCCCTGACCAGATCATTATCTTCACGATCCAGAGCCATCTGCAGCAATGTCATACGATCTTCAGCA
Above is a window of Trichlorobacter lovleyi SZ DNA encoding:
- a CDS encoding diguanylate cyclase; the encoded protein is MIRARKKTSQKSEQSDPALQRTAQVLANPPEDRTELLAEYFVLSDSFNKLHHQLYKTIAISDSYQQQLKELSRKQEQSDIKLRQLSEVALPICMYCHKIRTDDNYWQRLETYFSSHVDIMFSHGICPDCVKTTYSKLEGRGQPAAVLSQLQSERQKAAAPEDEPLREMKELLERISTVGDPLTPELEKIVSRYAKLLRRFSKIVTISDSYQFQLQDLNMRLELMVRTDILTGLANRMEMLNQLEVELKRSERHNKTFSLILGDLDLFKQVNDTFGHLAGDRVLRQIGTQLKDNLRSEDVCARWGGEEFMVLLPETSLEQAVIVAEKLAAAVRGKEIVWDTQPIHLTMSFGVGAFCAGCSIDEFIQQVDNALYAAKNAGRDRVVKVCTQKQVT
- a CDS encoding DUF1987 domain-containing protein — its product is MAHLDIPQTASTPLISFDPEVKKLRISGESYPENSFAFYAPVLAWLKQYLQDNRQLTIAITITYMNSSSTKCMLDLLDIMEDAYGRSANVSITWYYDLENPRSFELAEEFCEEVSFPFEIAALNK
- a CDS encoding SiaB family protein kinase — encoded protein: MDLYNLRKQFDESGMMMCFNGPFSHSIIEEIGTALRNHLAAENIAKAAVLDVFAVYIELAQNVRNYLALRELGHGDTAASIITIARWNEGYMVSSGNMVLQEDAALLCARINEINAMTPEELKRSYKEQMRREVQPGALGAGLGLLEIARHSSAPMHCSVRTIDETYVFFSLSAFV
- a CDS encoding SpoIIE family protein phosphatase, with product MQQLTLRTKFILITSAVFLIAAVAVSSFFSGVTSRIITAFALQSATSKALHDKNKILSIIDREVALSLKLVDDDLIRAWVAPGQSSAAKKAALQQLESYRRFFRDKSYFIARAADASYYNADRSMPPEQPRSSRLSRDNSSDSWFFDALRRVDTFEVHLNYDALIRQTKVWINAIIRDSRGDKIGIGGTGIDLTEFLQEIVLTDEPGTAVILIDRRGIIQAHHDKALVERNALEQDSDKRTTIFQLLEQPAEAEQLKKELENLAGQPRRKVAAFPVRINGHQSFAAVSYMPQIGWYTIALVDFSHVMQTATFLPIILASLFSLLAVITVIGYMINRMVLRPLNLLTGAAGQVAEGRYDIALPVLHRDEIGRLTQSFNSMAATVREHTAHLEERVLQRTRELTDANQLLEASQSRIMESLQYARILQAAILPDPQRFDRIFADWSVLYQPCDLVGGDLYWLHESGNGKVLLAVLDCTGHGVPGAFMTMTVNSVLNHIVDTLCADDPGRILQEANRLLQETLRLRQDGESLVDAGLDIGLCCIDLEQQSLTFAGAGISLYYTDEHQVSEIKGDRQRVGYSGSDLQFVYQNHQLTLHSAVACYLTTDGLLDEGGGPKGYGFGTARFRQLLSENRGLDLQRLFTVFAQRMDVWRGTRKQRDDITVLAFRL
- the lptE gene encoding LPS assembly lipoprotein LptE is translated as MMLLLLVLSAAGCGYRFTADSGTRLPAGQTVWVPFFKNATVYANGSVALKRAIFDQFAEQRGILPAASAEQADLILEGTLTGYGAGVVSYSAADKAREYRLTITADIAVRQRGAAKDSAPLWRGTLSAWQDYPVAATIELQRSNEDAALTAASRKLAQQLIWSLEQQY
- the leuS gene encoding leucine--tRNA ligase, translating into MSADQKYTPAGVEAKWQQQWEAQKTFKVTEDPSRKKYYLLEMFPYPSGRIHMGHVRNYSIGDVVGRFKRMRGFNVLHPMGWDAFGMPAENAAIKNNCHPAAWTYENMAYMRDQLKQMGLSYDWDRELATCDVSYYRWEQKLFLEMYKRGIAYKKQSFVNWCPSCETVLANEQVEDGGCWRCDTEVVQKELEQWFFKITDYAEELLDFTNKLPGWPERVLVMQRNWIGKSTGCEIDFALDGRDGAIRVFTTRPDTLFGATFMSLAPEHPMALELTAPERRAEVEAFIDKVKKTDRIARTSDDQEKEGVFTGSYCINPTNGRKMPVYLANFVLVEYGTGAVMAVPTHDQRDFEFAKKYDLPLVVVIQPEGETLDPATMTAAYTEVGTMVNSAQFDGQKSDAAKDSIATWMEGQGKGKKTVNFRLRDWGVSRQRYWGSPIPIIYCDCCGVVPVPDKDLPVVLPRDVHFTGEGGSPLATLESFTKVDCPLCGKPARRETDTMDTFVESSWYFLRYCCPDFEDGMLDKARAQYWMSVDQYIGGIEHAVLHLLYARFFTKVMRDLGYVDVDEPFTNLLTQGMVIKDGAKMSKSKGNVVDPDALIKRYGADTARLFSLFAAPPEKDLDWNEQGVDGCYRFLNRVWKLVHEQLEAVAAAPALDPSALSDEERTLRRAVHKTLKKVTEDIDERFHFNTAIAAVMELMNTLQGARLNTPQAAAVMKEALELVVIMLAPFVPHITEELWQLLGHTTPLSATTWPAWDSEAVLDEELLVVVQVNGKLRSKLSVAVGIDEEAIKQLALADDKVKVFTDGLQIRKVIYVPGKLVNIVVG
- a CDS encoding protein-glutamate methylesterase/protein-glutamine glutaminase gives rise to the protein MKPIRVLVVDDSAYSRRSISKMLEGMPGVEVVGYAVDGEEGIRQAISLKPDLVTLDLEMPRMDGFTLLRILTNRFSLPVLVISALSDADKVFRALEMGALDFVAKPMQGHARELSSIEQDLKWKVKQIMVSLLSKKARQTPPAPEVDKPRKSLRSAGKRAVELVAIASSTGGPPALQSIFSSFDQSYPFAVVVAQHMPHGFTRAFADRLNRTSPFTVREAHDGDPVEPGLALIAPGGCNLLLEEVGAGIRARVKPPEASDRYVPSADVLFTSCAPLYGSRMLAVVLTGMGNDGSKGVVAVKERGGQVLAESEDSAVVYGMPREAVATGCVDRVVPLPGISQAILACGGFGNP
- a CDS encoding CheR family methyltransferase, whose amino-acid sequence is MSEEEFRLLRDLVYSHCGLWFDDQNSYLLEKRLSRRLAVHQLKSFREYYQLLRFNRKRDQELEEIMDLLTTNETYFFREEYQLKAFTDEIVPEICAARGTREHNHRIRVWSAGCSTGEEPYTIAMLLLEMECLKDWSIEIVGTDISQRVLQHARRGIYGPSAFRSTDDYYKNRYFAPQPEGGFRVLDNVRKLVTISHLNLLDSTRMKMLGSFDLIFCRNVIIYFDQTAKKKVVESFYQVLRDSGYLLLGHSESLMNITTLFNLRHFKNDMVYQKPVGSTFGGA